In one Pseudomonadota bacterium genomic region, the following are encoded:
- a CDS encoding YjbH domain-containing protein, whose amino-acid sequence MASVEPFSGPANWGGTGLMETPTARVLEENKFRAGASQVDPYRYYYIAVSPFKNLEIVGTFTEVIGVAGFKDHPEYGNYKDKSLDVKYKFIEEGKYSPAVSIGINDPTGTRVYPSQYIVASKQIYPFDFTLGLGNGRFGKSPLPAQGEGFKVEMFQDIRGWFKDSQFFWGIQFAPSEKFALMMEYSPIKYEVQTRDPAQSKYFNEPVKSNFNYGLRLKPYKWAGIDLSYQRGNQLGVNLSVAFDIGQPLIPIYDHPYREKQGDKASTLHKRLAKALDESGFSNIGIDEQGDDLWIEAQNDRYYFSTRAIGVILKIVNDIVPLNIQKVNIALTDNLIPIFRFATTRLDITELYEDKITVNEFYRLSKIDSDVLIVSDVKKEKRKYFEYGINPAFRMFLNDPSGFFKYRLGGAIWGSFSPWKGGSFVLGFEGYPINTVSTSNMPSSEPVRTDITPYQQKTLSLYRMLYKHIYKTEHNIYGKLAVGILEAEYAGFDGEVAMPLDGGRVLVGVSSSIVKKRDVDNAFRLSSQYPNTYYTAFLNTRLNMPEIETSIDVKAGRFLAGDKGARVTVSKFIKGVILSAWYSWTDTSIFKDNINKGYSDKGFMLTFPLRLFKGSDSKTTFNYAISPWTRDVAQDIEHHHDTLFDFFGRNINIYLDKDKSMIYK is encoded by the coding sequence ATGGCTTCAGTCGAGCCTTTCTCCGGGCCTGCCAACTGGGGCGGGACAGGTCTCATGGAGACCCCTACTGCGAGGGTGTTGGAAGAAAATAAATTCAGGGCCGGGGCAAGCCAGGTAGACCCTTACCGGTATTATTACATTGCTGTGAGTCCTTTTAAAAACCTTGAAATTGTCGGAACGTTTACTGAGGTTATCGGTGTAGCGGGATTTAAGGATCATCCTGAATATGGCAATTATAAAGATAAATCGTTGGATGTGAAATATAAATTTATTGAAGAAGGAAAATACAGCCCCGCTGTTTCTATAGGCATCAATGACCCTACTGGAACAAGGGTTTATCCATCGCAATACATCGTTGCAAGCAAACAGATATATCCTTTTGATTTTACGCTTGGGTTAGGCAACGGGAGGTTTGGCAAAAGCCCGCTTCCAGCTCAAGGGGAAGGTTTTAAGGTTGAAATGTTCCAAGATATAAGGGGGTGGTTTAAGGACTCACAATTCTTCTGGGGCATACAATTTGCCCCATCGGAAAAATTTGCCCTTATGATGGAGTATAGTCCCATCAAGTATGAAGTGCAGACCCGGGACCCTGCTCAGTCAAAATATTTTAATGAACCTGTGAAATCAAATTTCAATTACGGTTTGAGATTGAAACCGTATAAATGGGCAGGCATTGACCTGAGCTATCAAAGGGGTAATCAACTCGGTGTAAACCTCTCTGTAGCTTTTGATATAGGACAGCCCCTGATACCCATTTATGACCATCCATACAGAGAAAAGCAGGGAGACAAGGCAAGCACATTGCATAAACGATTAGCTAAGGCGCTGGATGAGTCCGGGTTCAGCAATATCGGTATCGATGAACAAGGGGATGATCTATGGATAGAGGCTCAAAATGACAGGTATTATTTCAGCACAAGGGCTATCGGGGTAATTCTCAAGATTGTTAATGATATAGTGCCGTTGAATATTCAGAAGGTAAACATAGCGCTGACCGATAATCTGATCCCGATATTCCGATTTGCGACAACGAGGCTTGATATAACAGAATTATATGAAGATAAAATTACCGTTAATGAATTTTATCGTCTATCGAAGATCGATTCGGATGTCCTTATAGTATCTGATGTTAAAAAGGAGAAAAGAAAGTATTTTGAGTATGGTATAAACCCGGCCTTCAGGATGTTCCTGAATGACCCGTCAGGTTTTTTTAAATATAGACTCGGGGGAGCTATATGGGGAAGTTTTAGCCCCTGGAAGGGAGGGTCTTTTGTCCTCGGATTTGAAGGCTATCCTATAAATACCGTATCAACATCGAATATGCCTTCATCAGAGCCTGTTAGGACCGATATTACGCCTTATCAGCAGAAAACATTATCACTCTACAGGATGCTATATAAGCATATTTATAAGACAGAGCATAATATTTACGGGAAACTGGCTGTAGGAATATTAGAGGCGGAATATGCAGGGTTTGATGGTGAGGTTGCCATGCCGCTCGATGGAGGAAGGGTTTTGGTAGGCGTAAGCAGCAGTATTGTAAAAAAAAGGGATGTTGATAATGCATTCCGGTTAAGCAGCCAATATCCAAATACTTATTATACAGCTTTTTTAAATACACGACTGAATATGCCGGAAATTGAAACCTCGATAGATGTTAAGGCAGGCAGATTTCTTGCCGGTGACAAGGGTGCGAGAGTAACTGTTTCGAAATTTATTAAAGGGGTTATACTGTCAGCCTGGTATAGCTGGACAGACACCTCAATATTTAAAGACAACATTAACAAGGGCTATAGCGACAAAGGGTTTATGCTGACGTTTCCATTAAGGTTGTTTAAAGGCTCAGACAGCAAAACTACTTTTAATTATGCAATTTCACCCTGGACAAGAGATGTTGCTCAGGACATTGAACATCATCACGATACGCTGTTTGATTTTTTTGGACGAAACATAAATATTTATCTTGACAAGGATAAATCGATGATTTATAAATAA
- a CDS encoding DnaJ domain-containing protein → MGVYDRDYERFYLMILKDYYYILKLTRDASASEIKDAYRRLALECHPDHHQEDPEAEEKFKQLSEAYSVLGDTQKRSDYDLLHHPNSTTSDIHEHFDNNMGSRYQHARRENECGRKPDYLAQKTILNIVKPGQLYEFLLTPEEAQFGTERLVLIIMGKRQQRYRIRIPGGMTQGTQFKAILGRNESRYILVRITILRSAYQ, encoded by the coding sequence ATGGGAGTGTATGATCGTGATTATGAGAGATTTTATCTGATGATTTTAAAAGACTATTACTACATACTCAAGTTGACAAGGGATGCCTCAGCTTCTGAAATAAAAGATGCATACAGGAGATTAGCCCTTGAGTGTCACCCAGACCATCACCAGGAAGATCCTGAAGCTGAAGAGAAATTCAAACAGCTAAGCGAAGCATATTCTGTTTTAGGAGATACACAGAAGCGGAGCGACTACGATCTTCTGCATCATCCTAACTCCACGACTTCAGATATCCACGAGCACTTTGATAATAACATGGGTAGTAGATACCAGCATGCAAGGAGAGAAAATGAATGTGGTCGAAAACCGGATTATCTTGCACAAAAAACAATTTTGAACATCGTAAAACCGGGCCAACTCTATGAATTCCTCCTCACTCCTGAAGAGGCTCAGTTTGGAACTGAGAGGTTGGTTTTGATTATCATGGGTAAAAGACAGCAAAGATATCGTATTCGAATTCCGGGAGGGATGACCCAGGGAACACAATTCAAAGCGATCCTGGGAAGGAACGAAAGCCGGTATATCCTTGTTAGGATAACGATATTAAGGTCAGCGTATCAATAA
- a CDS encoding SLBB domain-containing protein, translating into MKHNKEQSMVRFIQTSAILFLVLICCGSALAQQSSLPVPSQLYQNQPNLANPYGAGQTPTMGQQFNYQQTPPTPAQLFQQLPQQTKIVEEKQSEFERYITDKVIEINEFQFEILKRLDGITFLYSDRTINKGTVALPVKIIKITKKTSKDTNKNEASALEEKKYEVSQMYQELEITDKPVLIDAGFIVGTVDAITRTFKMLGLRLPFVVSTDIKHFGYDLFRQSPGIFAPFGNMPVGPDYVLGPGDEIKIMIWGSIDAVWNVFVDNHGNISLPRVGIISVAGLSYRELKDTLHRSLSRNFTGFEMNVSMGQLRTMRVFIVGNAERPGSYTISSFSSVINALFEAGGPSKTGTMRDIQVKRNGKTIVHFDLYDFLLKGDNTKDVRLLPEDVVFIPSVGTLVAIMGNVNNPAIYELKGDATIPQLIEIAGGLDTVAFAGRAQIERIVDNNRQVVHETDLANMKDKDIKLYSGDVVKIFQIVQEKRVVKLSGAVQREGSYGLKPGITVKDLILLAGGLKYYAYTKEVDLVRYSVTDEGPKTEKVTLSIEKAMAADPENNLTLKEDDYLFVKSVPNWQPQQTVTIQGELRFPGVYPIRRGERLASLIERAGGYSEYAYLRGAVFTRERLREIQQKNMEEIIIRLERELMSASAAQAAVATSSEEVSARKAEAEQKQKFLESLKKLKATGRLTIRLGHLRLLKGSDFDIELEGGDTLYIPVSNNIVNVAGSVMTQGSFIYSNAFSSKDYVELAGGASRWADTNSTYIMKADGSAMKVSRGLFSWNSAQTRWEMATFGESAKEVEPGDTIVVPEKVERIAWLREIKDIAQIIANLAISAGVVKALYQ; encoded by the coding sequence ATGAAACATAATAAGGAGCAAAGCATGGTAAGATTTATACAAACCTCGGCAATACTTTTTTTGGTATTGATATGTTGTGGTAGTGCGTTAGCCCAGCAGTCTTCGCTTCCGGTACCTTCCCAACTATACCAAAACCAACCGAATCTTGCTAATCCATACGGTGCAGGGCAAACGCCTACTATGGGACAGCAGTTTAATTACCAGCAGACCCCACCCACCCCTGCTCAATTATTTCAGCAATTACCGCAGCAGACTAAAATAGTTGAAGAAAAGCAATCGGAATTTGAGCGTTATATAACAGATAAGGTTATTGAAATAAATGAGTTTCAGTTTGAAATCCTCAAGAGATTAGACGGGATTACTTTTCTCTATTCCGATAGGACCATTAACAAAGGAACGGTTGCCTTGCCTGTTAAAATTATAAAAATAACTAAAAAAACGTCAAAAGATACGAATAAAAATGAAGCGAGTGCTCTGGAAGAAAAAAAATATGAAGTGTCACAAATGTATCAGGAACTGGAGATTACCGATAAACCTGTTCTTATTGATGCCGGTTTTATCGTTGGGACTGTTGACGCAATTACCAGGACCTTTAAGATGCTGGGTTTGAGGTTGCCCTTTGTTGTATCAACCGATATCAAGCATTTCGGTTATGATCTTTTCAGGCAGTCCCCTGGTATATTTGCACCGTTCGGCAATATGCCTGTAGGGCCGGATTATGTTTTGGGGCCGGGCGATGAAATAAAGATCATGATATGGGGCAGCATTGACGCAGTCTGGAATGTGTTTGTAGACAATCACGGGAATATTTCGCTTCCCAGGGTGGGCATTATAAGTGTTGCCGGTCTAAGCTACCGGGAATTGAAGGATACGCTGCATAGGTCGTTGTCAAGGAATTTTACCGGATTTGAGATGAACGTAAGCATGGGCCAACTGCGGACCATGAGGGTCTTTATAGTGGGAAATGCAGAGAGGCCGGGAAGTTATACAATTTCTTCATTTTCGTCGGTTATAAATGCCCTTTTCGAAGCAGGCGGTCCGAGCAAGACCGGGACGATGAGGGATATACAGGTGAAGAGGAATGGAAAGACAATAGTTCACTTTGATCTGTATGATTTTTTGCTAAAAGGCGACAATACAAAAGATGTGAGACTTCTTCCTGAAGACGTGGTCTTTATCCCGTCTGTCGGAACGCTCGTTGCGATAATGGGGAATGTGAATAACCCTGCAATATATGAATTGAAAGGAGATGCCACTATACCGCAGCTCATCGAGATTGCCGGCGGGTTGGACACTGTTGCCTTTGCAGGCAGGGCTCAGATAGAAAGGATTGTTGACAACAACAGACAGGTTGTGCATGAAACTGACCTGGCAAACATGAAAGATAAGGATATAAAGCTGTATTCCGGGGATGTTGTTAAGATTTTTCAGATTGTGCAGGAGAAACGGGTTGTGAAGCTTTCCGGCGCTGTACAGAGAGAGGGAAGCTATGGCTTAAAACCGGGAATAACCGTGAAGGACCTGATCTTGCTGGCAGGGGGTTTGAAGTACTATGCATACACAAAAGAAGTGGATCTGGTGAGGTATTCCGTGACGGACGAAGGTCCGAAAACAGAAAAGGTGACTTTAAGCATTGAGAAAGCCATGGCAGCCGATCCGGAAAACAATCTAACGTTAAAAGAGGATGACTACCTTTTTGTAAAGAGTGTCCCGAACTGGCAACCACAGCAGACAGTAACTATTCAGGGCGAATTGCGATTCCCCGGCGTATATCCGATTAGAAGAGGGGAACGTCTTGCTTCGTTAATAGAGAGGGCAGGCGGTTACAGCGAGTATGCATATTTGAGAGGCGCAGTTTTTACAAGAGAAAGACTACGCGAGATACAACAGAAAAATATGGAAGAGATAATCATAAGGCTCGAAAGGGAGCTCATGTCTGCAAGTGCTGCCCAGGCTGCTGTTGCGACATCCTCGGAAGAGGTATCGGCAAGGAAAGCCGAGGCTGAGCAAAAGCAGAAGTTTCTTGAGTCATTAAAAAAGCTTAAGGCAACCGGGAGATTGACGATACGTTTGGGCCATCTTAGATTATTGAAGGGCAGTGATTTTGATATTGAGCTTGAGGGCGGAGACACCCTTTATATACCTGTGTCAAATAACATTGTGAATGTAGCGGGTTCTGTCATGACCCAGGGAAGTTTTATATACTCTAATGCGTTTAGCAGCAAAGATTATGTTGAGCTTGCAGGCGGGGCTTCGAGGTGGGCGGACACAAACAGTACATATATAATGAAAGCGGACGGCAGCGCCATGAAGGTAAGCAGGGGATTGTTCAGTTGGAATTCGGCGCAGACGAGATGGGAGATGGCCACATTCGGAGAGTCTGCAAAAGAAGTCGAGCCCGGAGATACCATCGTTGTCCCGGAAAAGGTGGAACGCATTGCCTGGTTAAGGGAGATCAAGGATATCGCGCAAATTATTGCCAATCTGGCTATCAGCGCAGGTGTGGTAAAGGCTCTCTATCAATAA
- a CDS encoding DUF362 domain-containing protein, with protein sequence MKEKKIITRRDFLKGTTGLFLAGALASAFPRGAQAQSTAQVIIIRRSEVLDSKGEINAGVLQSMLDEAIQALTNRKGTLAGWQSLFNKADTVGIKTNVWRYLSTPKELEDGIKQRLLDIGVNEKNLSVDDRGVLENPVFMNATALVNVRPVRTHHWSGVGTCLKNYIMFVKSPSSYHGDACSDLGKIWTLPMVKGKTRLNILCALTPQFYGRGANYFDRRYVWPYKGLIVGTDPVAVDAVGAELLRLKRAAFFGEEKSLDVLPVHITTADKKYHLGISDLSKIRVVKLGWSEEVLI encoded by the coding sequence ATGAAGGAGAAAAAGATAATAACACGTCGGGATTTTCTTAAAGGCACCACGGGACTTTTCCTGGCAGGTGCACTGGCATCTGCCTTTCCACGGGGAGCGCAGGCCCAATCCACGGCGCAAGTCATTATTATTCGCAGGTCTGAAGTATTGGATTCCAAAGGGGAGATCAATGCAGGGGTACTCCAGTCCATGCTTGACGAAGCGATACAAGCTCTTACCAACCGGAAAGGAACGTTGGCCGGCTGGCAATCCCTTTTCAACAAAGCGGACACAGTCGGCATCAAGACGAATGTCTGGCGTTATTTGTCGACTCCAAAGGAGTTGGAAGACGGGATAAAACAGAGACTCCTTGACATTGGTGTCAACGAGAAGAACCTGTCAGTCGATGATCGAGGCGTGCTTGAAAATCCGGTGTTCATGAATGCGACGGCACTGGTCAATGTCCGCCCCGTGAGGACGCACCACTGGTCAGGCGTGGGCACCTGTCTCAAGAATTACATCATGTTCGTAAAATCTCCTTCTTCCTATCACGGAGACGCCTGTTCCGACCTTGGAAAGATATGGACTCTGCCAATGGTGAAGGGCAAAACCAGATTGAACATCCTTTGCGCACTTACGCCACAGTTCTATGGAAGGGGTGCGAATTATTTTGACAGGCGTTATGTCTGGCCATACAAAGGGCTTATCGTCGGGACCGATCCGGTAGCAGTCGATGCTGTTGGAGCTGAATTGCTCAGATTGAAACGGGCGGCTTTTTTCGGGGAAGAAAAGTCCCTCGACGTATTGCCTGTTCATATCACTACAGCGGATAAGAAATACCATCTGGGGATAAGTGATCTCTCGAAGATCCGGGTTGTAAAGCTCGGATGGTCGGAAGAAGTACTCATCTGA
- a CDS encoding transposase: MRDAARTIKRHWSGVLRWYYSKINNGILEGLNSLIQVARAKARGYRTFKSLKTIIYMITGKPDYSKVGLPT, encoded by the coding sequence ATCAGAGACGCAGCCAGGACTATAAAGCGTCACTGGTCAGGTGTGCTCCGCTGGTACTACAGCAAAATCAATAACGGTATTCTGGAAGGGCTCAACAGTCTGATCCAAGTGGCCAGGGCAAAAGCTCGTGGTTACAGAACCTTCAAGAGCCTCAAGACCATAATCTATATGATTACAGGGAAGCCGGACTACAGTAAAGTCGGGCTACCCACTTGA
- a CDS encoding C4-dicarboxylate ABC transporter substrate-binding protein, which yields MRINRKSGFIKLRFMFTEVFGLGRAAALSAIILVLVVLVLSIFLFFYLAPPKTITITSGPDGSMFHRTAEKYARILGRNNITLRILPSEGSVENIKRLADPLSKVDIGFVQGGVNTGIKTDKLVSLGSISYEPLFVFYRGGPNIKLLSQLTGKRVAIGEIGSGTHILSLALLAGNGIETGGPTKLLEMDSDKAVEAILNSKVDAVFLMGDSVSTKLIRQLLHTPGIKLFDFTQADAYTRRISYLNKITLPRGSIDFGKDIPAQDFYLLAPTVELIAREYLHPALSDLLIEAAHEVHSGSGLIKRKDEFPAPIKQDIHISDDAVRFYKSGKSFFYRYLPFGFASHVNRLVVVLVPMLILLLPGLRLIPVIYKWRFRSRIFRWYRALMVMERDIGPQLAPDRRKALMERLDNIEEAVSKMKMPASFADQFYDLRLHITFVRNRFMA from the coding sequence ATGAGAATAAATCGAAAATCAGGCTTCATCAAACTCCGGTTCATGTTCACAGAGGTCTTCGGGCTCGGACGCGCTGCTGCATTAAGCGCGATCATTCTGGTTCTTGTAGTTCTCGTGCTCAGCATATTCCTGTTTTTTTACCTTGCGCCGCCCAAAACCATCACCATAACCAGCGGGCCTGATGGCAGCATGTTCCACAGGACAGCGGAAAAATATGCCCGGATACTCGGGCGAAATAACATAACGCTCAGGATACTTCCGTCTGAGGGATCTGTCGAAAATATCAAGAGACTGGCTGACCCTTTGTCAAAGGTTGACATAGGATTTGTGCAAGGCGGAGTGAACACGGGGATAAAAACCGACAAGCTTGTTTCTCTGGGCAGCATCTCATACGAACCACTTTTTGTCTTTTACAGGGGCGGACCTAACATCAAACTCCTGTCGCAGTTAACCGGTAAGCGGGTAGCAATAGGCGAAATCGGCAGCGGAACACACATCCTTTCACTCGCATTACTCGCAGGCAACGGCATAGAAACGGGAGGTCCTACAAAACTGCTTGAGATGGACTCCGACAAAGCGGTGGAAGCGATCCTGAATAGCAAGGTTGATGCAGTGTTTCTGATGGGTGATTCTGTATCAACAAAGCTTATACGCCAACTTCTGCATACACCCGGCATCAAGCTCTTCGATTTTACCCAGGCTGACGCTTATACGCGACGCATCTCTTACCTGAATAAGATTACCCTTCCAAGGGGGTCAATAGATTTCGGAAAGGACATACCTGCCCAGGATTTCTATCTGCTCGCGCCGACGGTTGAACTGATTGCTCGGGAGTACCTCCACCCGGCACTCTCCGATTTATTAATCGAGGCTGCGCACGAAGTGCACTCCGGCTCCGGGCTTATCAAGCGCAAGGACGAATTCCCCGCACCGATCAAACAGGATATCCACATAAGCGACGACGCGGTTCGCTTCTATAAATCGGGAAAGAGTTTCTTCTACCGTTATCTGCCCTTTGGGTTTGCCAGCCATGTGAATCGCCTCGTTGTAGTGCTCGTGCCCATGCTCATACTTCTTCTGCCCGGACTGCGCCTCATACCGGTCATATACAAGTGGCGTTTCAGGTCGCGCATTTTTAGATGGTACCGCGCACTGATGGTTATGGAGCGTGATATCGGGCCACAACTGGCACCGGATAGGCGCAAAGCTTTAATGGAAAGGCTCGACAATATCGAAGAAGCGGTGAGCAAGATGAAAATGCCGGCATCCTTCGCAGACCAATTCTACGACTTACGCTTGCATATCACATTTGTGCGCAACAGATTTATGGCCTGA